In one Penaeus monodon isolate SGIC_2016 chromosome 20, NSTDA_Pmon_1, whole genome shotgun sequence genomic region, the following are encoded:
- the LOC119585832 gene encoding G-patch domain and KOW motifs-containing protein-like (The sequence of the model RefSeq protein was modified relative to this genomic sequence to represent the inferred CDS: added 100 bases not found in genome assembly), which produces MSAPKFSLSFSRKIEKKTLQPSAIRNDAPAEVREKTENLESIEENVLKTDGKAEEEELVIPMVQVDRAEIFRKLAEKKLEEDGNNAEDKEKGKDEEQAKDKVEAKTLTLDEQAEAALIEESKRRLEGWTERAAPSNLTIPVAEKEAENGAELYPVGKESSLDNYEEVEVDNFGAALLRGMGWKKTQGIGKRNKKVVDIIDPSAKTFGLMGSSLTGAKDGESKAAAEEEELSLQKGSYVFIHSGRQRGTYGIVESLDEDHMLVKAAVSQAILREVELNVRVVSQREFKDSSRVINKEMYDKYKEEEERKKGLKKNKHSDDNESSDSKDSRRSKQPESRKTAKEESIKREDAKEVKKEGESMEKEKAADKERDYAAKEKEKPDRRRDEDKSTGNYSKGSRYREDEEKDSKYRGKDFKESKYKDEREDKYREKYEKERYRQEDNRKYRERDEKPERSRESDNSKYSDEKGSSYKGNIGRENRYRENDEQVKKYRESKEHRDKDGGYDSKYKSKYEDSKARYKDEYIKNKYMSADLSASQKKRSKDDDCNYEAKKVKRSPERMPMVPWVRENLRVRLISKDYKGGKYHKEKVIVKTVITAESCECITPDGDVLRKVHPEWLETVIPKIPPQIIMVVKGQQKGQRGRILQLHKDQEKASVQFLEDETVIMKFHYDDICEYVS; this is translated from the exons ATGAGTGCCCCCAAGTTCAGTCTGTCTTTCTcgaggaagatagagaagaagaccCTCCAGCCCTCTGCAATACGCAACGATGCACCGGCGGAAGTCAGGGAGAAGACGGAGAACCTCGAGTCCATTGAAGAGAATGTCTTGAAGAC AGATGgcaaagcagaggaagaggagttggTCATACCAATGGTTCAGGTAGACCGAGCAGAAATTTTTCGCAAGTTAGCGGAAAAGAAGTTAGAGGAGGATGGTAATAATGCTGAG TTGAGGCCAAAACACTTACCTTGGATGAACAAGCGGAAGCTGCACTTATAGAAG AGAGTAAACGGAGGCTAGAGGGCTGGACAGAGCGAGCTGCGCCGAGCAACCTCACCATTCCAGTCGCTGAGAAGGAGGCTGAAAATGGTGCTGAATTATACCCTGTTGGCAAAGAATCTTCCCTTGACAATTATGAAGAA GTTGAAGTTGATAACTTTGGAGCAGCACTTCTTCGTGGAATGGGGTGGAAGAAGACTCAGGGGattgggaaaagaaataagaa AGTTGTTGATATCATAGACCCATCAGCCAAAACCTTTGGGCTGATGGGGAGCAGCTTGACCGGGGCAAAAGACGGAGAGAGCAAAGCAGCAGCAGAGGAGGAAGAACTCAGTCTGCAGAAGGGCTCTTATGTCTTCATCCACAGTGGCCGTCAGAGAGGAACTTACGGCATT gTTGAATCATTAGATGAGGATCACATGTTAGTGAAGGCTGCCGTTAGCCAAGCTATTTTACGAGAAGTAGAATTAAATGTCCGTGTGGTATCGCAGAGGGAATTCAAGGATTCCTCTCGTGTCATCAACAAAGAAATGTATGACAAGTACAAG gaagaagaagaaaggaaaaagggactaaagaaaaacaaacattctGATGACAACGAGAGTAGTGATAGTAAAGACTCACGGAGATCAAAGCAACCAGAGTCCAGAAAGACAGCAAAAGAGGAGAGCATTAAAAGAGAAGATGcaaaggaagtgaagaaagaaggCGAGagcatggaaaaagaaaaagctgcTGACAAGGAGAGAGATTATGCAgccaaagaaaaggagaagccagacagaaggagagacgaagataAATCCACAGGAAATTATAGTAAAGGGAGTAGATatagagaagatgaggagaaagatagCAAATATCGAGGGAAAGATTTTAAGGAAAGTAAGTacaaagatgaaagggaagataaatacagagaaaaatatgaaaaggagagatacagacaagaagataatagaaaatatagagaaagagatgaaaaacctGAACGAAGCAGagaaagtgataatagtaaatatagcGATGAAAAAGGAAGTAGTTATAAAGGGAACATAGGAAGGGAGAACAGATACAGAGAAAACGATGAGCAGgtaaagaaatatagagaaagcaAGGAACACAGAGATAAAGATGGTGGATATG TTAAGAACAAATATATGAGTGCCGACCTTAGTGCCAGTCAGAAAAAGAGATCAAAAgatgatgattgtaattatgAAGCCAAGAAAGTCAAGAGATCACCAGAGAGGATGCCTATGGTCCCATGGGTGCGAGAAAACCTTCGTGTTCGTCTTATTAGCAAGGACTACAAGGGAGGGAAATACCACAAGGAAAAG GTCATTGTGAAAACCGTTATAACAGCAGAGAGCTGCGAGTGTATCACACCAGATGGAGATGTCCTTAGAAAGGTCCATCCTGAGTGGCTCGAGACAGTCATACCCAAGATTCCTCCACAGATAATCATGGTTGTGAAGGGTCAGCAGAAGGGTCAG AGAGGGCGAATCTTACAACTCCACAAAGACCAAGAAAAAGCATCTGTTCAGTTTTTAGAGGATGAAACAGTCATCATGAAGTTCCATTATGATGACATCTGTGAATATGTGTCATGA
- the LOC119585833 gene encoding NADH dehydrogenase [ubiquinone] 1 alpha subcomplex subunit 8-like, with translation MITKDFTLPTEEDLTVQEINISTPALRAAAFHVGKECEKQNNEFMLCREEEKDPRKCISEGKAVTACSLDFFRKIKKSCLEEFTQYSNCLDKSSKDLGFRHCRNTQSIYDKCVLDNLEIERPEFGYFCRPKIVDTERPKPAVDAPLEFPDSPEPLPEAPNRPSRYGTRFFWMQ, from the exons ATGATCACCAAGGACTTCACTCTGCCCACTGAGGAGGACCTGACGGTGCAGGAGATCAACATCAGCACTCCTGCTTTACGTGCTGCTGCCTTCCATGTGGGGAAGGAGTGTGAAAAGCAGAATAAT GAGTTCATGCTGTGccgtgaagaagagaaagatcccCGCAAGTGCATCTCTGAGGGGAAGGCCGTGACTGCCTGTTCTCTTGATTTCTTCCGTAAAATAAAGAAGAGTTGCTTGGAGGAATTTACTCAATATTCTAACTGCTTAGACAAGTCCTCTAAGGACCTCGGATTCCGCCA ttgtcgCAACACTCAGTCCATCTATGATAAGTGTGTCCTTGATAACCTTGAAATTGAGAGGCCAGAATTTGGATATTTCTGCAGGCCCAAGATTGTTGATACAGAAAG GCCAAAGCCAGCTGTGGATGCACCTCTTGAGTTCCCTGATAGTCCAGAACCCCTGCCTGAAGCTCCCAATCGGCCATCTCGTTATGGCACAAGGTTCTTCTGGATGCAGTAG